In a genomic window of Schistocerca gregaria isolate iqSchGreg1 chromosome 5, iqSchGreg1.2, whole genome shotgun sequence:
- the LOC126273413 gene encoding LOW QUALITY PROTEIN: uncharacterized protein LOC126273413 (The sequence of the model RefSeq protein was modified relative to this genomic sequence to represent the inferred CDS: inserted 1 base in 1 codon; deleted 2 bases in 1 codon) has product MEDEETGVAISGSFLVTGKDSVSGSPSLSNCNACNTVADSTTEALSCPENSGVQVVEHVDQHFESIYNIGIEGFRIDDASVNAVESDLCSYHTEYSCIAKGDCNCVDEGISSAAEEQNLEILSGRYNGQTLTLVNGKRSRTKLGRSSKELGSCSKKKRNHWXLKFNCARLKGGGNCGPVSADTDIAEPNISCESCICTGYRRTEDHHLGAGVIFKAGAGETVLQESSKTNSGVNLPSSHTLRAVVSAEHLIDMSRFNPEDYPIEDCDERARIERAREIAEGVEPPPGFLPSAHIQISVDEFTAFFQSHLNFHPSAFSACPQIDMNLSSGIPRTVHTQVDYIHCLVPDLLQITSCSFYWGKMDRYEAERLLEGKPEGTFLLRDPAQDEYLFSVSFRKYGRSLHARIEQWNHRFSFDSHDPGVFASPTVCSLIEHYKDPSCCMFFEPMLTIPLHRNFTFPLQHLCRAVVCSRATYDGLNKLNLPKSLKSYLKEYHYKQRVRVRRRDLEQ; this is encoded by the exons ATGGAAGACGAAGAAACTGGAGTAGCAATATCTGGCAGTTTTCTTGTTACTGGTAAAGACTCAGTGTCTGGAAGTCCAAGTTTAAGCAATTGTAATGCCTGTAACACAGTTGCAGATAGTACGACAGAGGCTCTCAGCTGTCCTGAAAATAGCGGAGTTCAGGTTGTAGAACATGTTGATCAACATTTTGAGAGCATTTATAATATAGGTATTGAGGGCTTTAGAATAGATGATGCAAGTGTAAATGCGGTGGAAAGTGATTTGTGTTCTTACCATACTGAATATTCCTGTATTGCAAAAGGTGACTGCAATTGTGTTGATGAAGGCATATCCAGTGCAGCTGAAGAACAGAATCTGGAAATACTAAGTGGTAGATATAATGGACAGACTCTTACTCTCGTAAATGGTAAAAGATCAAGAACCAAACTGGGAAGATCATCAAAGGAATTGGGCAGCTGCAGCAAGAAGAAAAGAAATCATT gtttgaaatttaattgtgctcGCCTGAAGGGTGGTGGAAACTGTGGACCAGTGTCTGCAGATACAGATATTGCAGAGCCCAATATCAGTTGTGAATCTTGCATATGCACAGGCTATCGTAGGACAGAAGATCACCACCTAGGGGCAGGTGTTATTTTCAAAGCAGGTGCTGGAGAAACTGTATTACAAGAGAGTAGCAAGACAAATTCCGGTGTAAACCTGCCATCGAGT CATACATTACGAGCAGTGGTATCTGCAGAACATCTCATTGACATGTCCAGATTTAATCCTGAAGATTATCCAATTGAAGATTGTGATGAAAGGGCTAGAATAGAGCGGGCAAGAGAAATTGCAGAAGGTGTCGAGCCACCACCTGGATTTCTCCCATCTGCTCACATCCAGATCTCAGTTGATGAATTCACAGCATTTTTCCAATCACATTTGAATTTCCATCCATCAGCATTCTCAGCGTGTCCACAAATAGACATGAATCTGTCGTCAGGAATACCAAGAACTGTTCACACCCAAGTGGATTATATTCATTGTCTTGTGCCTGATCTTCTGCAGATTACTTCTTGCTCATTTTATTGGGGTAAAATGGATCGTTATGAGGCAGAGCGATTGTTGGAGGGCAAACCTGAAGGTACATTTCTTCTTAGAGATCCTGCACAAGACGAATATCTGTTTTCAGTTAGTTTCAGAAAATACGGGCGATCTCTGCATGCACGCATTGAACAGTGGAACCACCGCTTTAGTTTTGACTCACATGACCCAGGTGTATTTGCTTCACCAACAGTTTGTAGTCTCATTGAGCATTATAAGGATCCATCGTGTTGCATGTTTTTTGAACCGATGCTTACAATACCACTGCACAGAAATTTCACATTTCCCCTGCAACACTTGTGTCGAGCTGTTGTATGTAGCAGGGCCACCTACGATGGATTAAATAAGTTAAACTTGCCTAAGTCTCTGAAATCCTATCTTAAAGAGTATCATTACAAACAACGTGTACGAGTAAGACGACGTGATTTAGAACAGTAA